The DNA segment AAAACTGCAGTACATcattgagacttcaatctcgtgtctcaaggttTACCTTAAGGTCTACAAGATTTACAAGGTCTTTGGGCAATAGTTACAACTTAAGGTAGACTGTGAAGTCAACAGCCCATCCAATATAATTCAAAATAAGAACCAGTTCACAATAGATTTCATAGATAGACTTGATGATTAGAGATGTGAATAGAGTTGTCGATAAATATCGAAATTAAATGCACTTAATTTTAAAAgcctttaatttatatatttaataagaaaaatggaatacctacatatttgtagttaatttaattaaatatgtatattttgtaccagagtttttttataaaaataaaaagatcgaGATACGAAATATATTGATTGTTCAAAAACTTATTAAACTTTTTCGTTTACCAGGTACATGGCGACCTCTGGTGTTGACAGAAGTATAAAAATTTGGGACATTAGGAACTTGGATGGTCCATTGCAGCACTATAAAGTGTGGTCACCACCAGTTGACTTAGACTTCTCGCAGAAAGATATGCTTGCTGTGGGGTTCAACGAAACCGTCGAGATATACAGGTAGCTTTTTCCTTTTAGCCCAAAACAAACAACGAGCTAACTTAATATGAGATACGTTTTATGATTGGTCGGCTTATATTAAAAAGAGTATAAAATATGTTAGAATTATTAGATTATATtaagatatttaaaatttatattgtttatatactaattttttattgcttatctaCAGATCATTCGTACGATGTATGCTTGAGCAAAGAAATCACCCATCCCTAGTACTAACTCTTGACTTCGTTATTTAGAACAGTTCCGTGTACTCTGCGACATTACCCTAGAATATGCAACTGCATCCTGCTAGCATTCACTTGCAGAAAAGCACACAAAGTGTATGCGGTTGATAGAAACGAATGAAAGGTCCACATATTCTTCTAGCTTACGTCAATCCCATGTAcctatttattgtgaaattaaatgatatattgtaagtatcttttaaattattttgtttcagtAATTGCTGCACACAAACTGTATCAAAACCGTATTTACGACACAAGATGGCGAAGACTGTGAACAATTTCAAGTTCTGTCCTTTTGAAGATGTCCTCGGTATAGGCACTGATCGCGGTTTCACAAGCATTATCGTTCCAGGTAAATATGGAATTCAAATAGTTCTTAATCAATGAAAATAGCTAatttctataattaatttacataatataattgacACATTTTTGATGATCCACTCAGATCAGTTGGACCAATATTTTATGTGGTTTTTCAATGAGATCTCATTATGTAAAGTTGGCTGTGGCTGACTAAGCAAACaactaataaaacaattaaatctaATACGAATGAGATGATGTTTCGTTTTTCTGATTGTTATTACTTAATCTAAacgtaattatttaatatttcattaatgaaCGACCTAATTAGATaaattttctcaaaaaaaaaactacttaacagaagataatttttattaaataaagctCAGCGGAAATCGGAAATTtgttgaaatatattatatattattcagGCAGTGGTGAACCAAACTTCGATGCTTTGGAGAGCAATCCATTCCAAACGAAAAAACAGAGGAAAGAAGCCGAGGTCAAGGCGCTGCTCGAGAAGATTCCAGCAGAACTCATCACTCTTAATCCGTTCGAGGTCACGGAAGTGGATGTACCTACGATGAAGGATATTATAGACAGCAAAAAGAAATTActggtaaataaaaaattatcgtATATATCGTatatctaaaaaataacaaGCATTCGTTATATCGAGTGTACTCTATgcctttttttctaaattatttatgaaaaaacttggcctattttttttttatttcattgatttttataaatgagATGGGGTCTAtaatgataagtggttactggatcacATCACATAACTGGGATGCAGTCACATTAAGACATGAAGTAGAAGTTTCTAAATCTACTATATCTATATTCAAtagtttctgccatgaagcagtaatgagtttcgatgTGAAGGGTGGAGCATCCATTGTACTGTAAACctaagacttagaacttgtGTCCTTAGAACTTAACAGCAAGTGGGaggtgagttcgtccacctacctaagcaattaaaaaatgtatatatatttttattgcatagatagatggatgagctcagtggttattgaagcccatagacatttacaaatgcgccactcaccttgagatgtaagttctatggtctcagtatagttacgacggctgccccacccttcaaaccgaaacgcattactgcttcacggcagaaatagacaatatAACGGCTGTGCCACCATTTAAACCGAATTTTATGActacgccagaaataggcaagaataTTGTAGTACATAATAAACAGTACCAAAACTAATTACGCAATTTTATAagttttgcgggcttgattctGAAACAATATTATCCCTTCATAGTGGATGTCATGGATATGTGTTAAATCGTATTTCCTTACAAAAATTGATCTCCGTCTGCCGAATTTTAATACAGGCACAGTCCCATTACTTGACACTGGTACATTTAACGTTTTATCGTATAGGTCTCGACCTTTATATGCAAAGAAAAttggtaaattttatttttactattattttttctttctctaGCACGTTAAGCCCAAGAAAGTGGATATGACACCGCGTCGTAAAAACAAAGGTCAAACTCATATTGCaagaaagaaaattataaaggatGCCGCCAGGAGGGTTAGTATAGTAGCcagcattttcttttttttttgtacaaattttcaGTTGCTGTCGCTGATTCGACTTTTGAAACGAGTTTTTAAATTCATCAAGTCTATTCTTTAACCAGTTTCATGTTGAACTCAtaactttttgcaataaattaTACACAACACGAATATTCAAAGCCTCTTTCTTTTCTAGATTTAGCAATAAACAGTTCTAAGGGatagtttataataattgtcatttttttatttacaacatttattttattttacaggaCCACATTGAAAAACTGAAAGCAGCCAGCGCGCTTTATGAAAAAGATGAACAAAAGGAAAAACCCGTTAGAAAACAATCGTTCGGTGTTTTAGATAGATTTGTCTCTAATCCtactaaaagtaaaaaataaacaattaattgtATAACGTCAATTTTATTTGCAACGTCATTTCGATAATAATACGTCAACTTTACAcgattatgtaatatttatctTATCTACAtgattttatatgtataacataAAATGTCTTCAAAAAGTTGTCATTGCGTTTTCTATAAAGATTTATAATCAACAAGGAATATCAAAAAGTTCGCATAATCCTTCTGTGTTGCTCAAGGAAAACAGGAAATCGTACTTCGAAGCCGGAGGACTAAGTCGCAAAAGGCAATCTGCAACAAAgaaatgaatttataatttttaacggccgtctggtgtagtggtaagtgacgtgttcactacacaagggggccGCGGGTTCGAATactgccaagggaagatatttatatgataaatataaaatgtattttccagggttatcgATGTATATTAACtatatgtgagtcgtctattatcaaaggtggcaatctgtgcatttggacaaaaaaaaatttttgatatgtcaatacagattgatttgaatataatcgtctccttcaaagaatacggttcaaaacctgcattaaataaaggttaatacttaaactgttatttatctaagatgtcgttcagaagagttttgtgactgccaatggaatacaaagtcaataattcgtttttctgatttaccaatcattgtccaaaagtcagattgccacctttgataatagacgactcatgtatgtgtataataaaaaacttgcatttatttccgttatctagtacttgtaatacaagttctttgggaccagttaacgtggcgtgattgttagtaaatatttatttaatatttattatttatttatttagaggtTAGAATAACGTGCATCTTTTGATGTTACTGTGACTGATACCTAGTCGATCAGGTTTAAGTAAGAAGCATGACCTTTTTGAAAGTCTATTTCCTTTGTGAacgaatttaagtttttttacaattttagacAATAATGACAAACTTTAGAGCGATACTTAATAAACAACTATGAATAATTGTGATAATTGTGAACTAAGACACatgaaaattatcattattgaattcaactttatttaaaatacttacCATTTATTAATGATGCTTCTTCTGAGTTTTTGAAACATTTGATATTATTATCTTCCATTTCGTTATTACTATTTGTCTGTGAATAAATGATCACATTTAAATAGTAAGCAGTGTTGAATGAATAATTTTGCTTGGTTATTCTCCCTTGTCAAAAGGTTAGTGTCGGCGGCATTTACATCGCCATGCCCGCTTATTACAACTTATTACCAGACTAAGAACTTATCTGACTCACTTATAGTGCAGCAAACAATTtgcaaaaataatgtaagaaaaatggTCAAGGTAAGTTACTCTAGTTTATAATTCTAAAGTGATGCATTCATTGATCAAGATATGACATCCATTATTACAATAAGGTTGAATCTTttctcgggtctttaacaaaaatttcaactatatttgacgttgttttattttttgtaaataaaagaaaacttattgcggcataactaaagtagttagacatatgctgtcgcgacactttttgtaaataataatgtgttctacaaaatcgtagtacattattttattctatcatcactagttttcgcagggtgcgtgatgtaaagaatattttaagtcatttttttacaccttgggttacattattggagttagtaaggatccctaaattttttttaaaacagattatagcttatgtcactcgggaatattgtagcttccaaacagtgaaagaatttttcaaatcggttcagtggtttcggagcctattcaatacagacaaacaaacaaatatttcctctttataatattagtatagatattatttttattacttttatctatttttattattccaaGGCCTATATCTATGTTATTCGTATGCcatctatgagctctggtaactATGTTACCACTTGTATCAGGAGTCACTACCCACTGCTATAAGATACAATAAAGAACGCTTTAAAAAGCTTAACATACCTCTTCGTCTTCATACTCCTCCTCTTCCTCCTCCTCCTTATCGTTTAGCAACACAACCCCCATTGATTCTGATGATTTAATGTGAAGTAAAAAATTTGATTCTCTGTCCTGAAacaattgtaattattataatgagtAAAATTATTGAAAGCAAGTGAATAAGTGTATGATCACCTGACAATCAAGCTTAGTTTTACTTAATGTATGATAATTGTACACCAATATGAAAACAGAACAAATGCAAAATTACAATAGTCTTATTGCTAAGAgcaatctcttccagacaaccatcagacAAACAAGAATCATCTAATGATATTAATCACAGTGTACCAATTGAAAATAGAAATAgaacataattaattttaatatgaagaaattaattaaaatttatgtttagtTTACATTAGTTTATAATCATATATAAGCAGAGTTAAAAATGAAGCAGAGTTAAAAATGTTCTAGAGCTTGAACTACCATTCATTGAATTTTGTATGAGTACTATTCAATACATTatcaataatattgtaatactGACCTTATTTGGTTGTGTTCCAATAGATAAATTTGCACCCAATGGTGCTTCTAAAACTAAAACTAGATCATTCTGAAAACATTGCTGGATTTCAGTATCCATGACAAAACACATATCTTGGTTGTCTGGTTCGTCTAAAACATTTTTCGTACTTTGTTTAATCCACTGTAATCGCCTGGAACATATTAAATGCATGGTCATAATGGAACACTGAAGGCCAATAATTTTGTCTCAACATCTctttatacaaatatttaaataatatgaattattCTAGGGTCCTTTCTATCATAGAAAAAATTGTGGTATTTATGTGTTATGACCATACAGAGTGAGGTATCTTTTGGCCAATAAAGGCACTAATAAATAgtacaaacagacaaaaactAATGCTGAACACTATCTAGTAGGAAATAAACAATAGACAGATTGTTccatattttataaaaagatTGTATAGCACTATCTATGATGTTTTGACTGTGTTGCTGCATATGCTGTGGCATATATAACCAGGTAAGAGTGCAACTTAGGGCAAAGTGCACTGAAGAGTTAAAGAGTAGCAAACATTAGAACAATAGTGATCGCAGTTATAAATAAGAGCACAACCTAATACAGTAGCAGATATGCGACAATGAATACTGGTGCACAATGCACCACACAGGTATTAGAGAGTATGGAACAATATTCTATGACTACTTTTGGGATTTTGATTTCTATGATTGTCTGAGAACTGTTAAGAAACATGTCTCAAGTGAAAGCAGAATTATTATCTTAAGCCTCAGCTCTTAACAATATGTTTTTTCAACCATAAAATACaacaatataataaagaaaactagcattatatttatctttaaaataagtaaGATTACATTGCAAAACTTCAttctaaattgaaaattaattaggattaaaataaacaaacctaTCTAATAATCTTTCATGTTCATCCAAATAGCTTAATTGTTTTCTTAATCCCATTACCTTTTTaccaatttcatttttatcataatCGGGACCTGCTcctctgaaataaaaataaataaatattttactaaaatgAAATTATGTTAAGTCAATTTAAAAGCACAAAATTATCACAATTACATTCGTACAACATAATTGTTTGCTGTAACGGTTTCATGAGTGTAATAGTCATTTTGCTatacaattttacaatttacattAGATGTTCTAGGTTACTGAACCAGTAGCCACTAAATACCAGTTGAGTCTGAAGCTCATTGACCAgtcaatgcaataaataaacagatTATCTCTGAATAAAAGAACTCTACAAATAGAGCAACATCCTTTTTTCTATTTGGCCACCAaaatcctaattttttttatattttagtgatgtttttaatacaaattattaaattaaatacattctGAGAGGTCTTCATTTTTAAGATTATCATCCTATTAAAAGTTAATACTGAATACCAAAGCTTCTTCTTTTATTGATAGATATAAGGAGTCTCTTAtagaatgttaaataattaaaataacatattaaaaagACAAACCCAGACCCATCAACtatttaagttaatattaacaacacaataaaatattacaaacctCCATTGAATGCTATTTTTACTTCGTTTTTCAATCAAACCAATTCCCTCTAAAACATTAGTAATATCATATATTCTTCGTTTTTGTCTAACAGCCAATAAATTGGTAGCCTAAAAAACGTGGTTATTAGAAAAgtttaaattactattttttggtGCCCAACACTTTGACAGATCAAGACGACTCAAGCTTTACTCACAATTTTTAAATCCAAAACACCGTCTTTTGCTTTCTGtaataatgaaacaaatttaGTTGTGAGCAAACCCAAAGATTTTTCAtatcttttgtattttaaatcagTCATTGCCaaaattaaacagaaaacaTAGATTTTTTGTCAAATTATCAGTAAAAATTTTGCGTCGCGCGGCGGGATGTTAGGTTGGTAGCATTGCAAATTTGGTAGCATAGATTACTTACTATATATTGTGATTAACAATATTTCAAACATTCATCTTCAACATTATTTCGGCTCAGTGAATTTGGCCcccctttttttgattttctgattttttttatttttaattatttgttcgtcgtttgttcgttaatgtcgATAATCGatcaatcaccaatagtcgtcgaacaaacaataattgagtcgactattatcaaagccggcaatgtgacttttggacaattattggtaaatcagaaaaacgaattattgattttgtattccattggcagtcacaaaactcttctgaacgacatcttacagcctggccacgggacattcgccgatgcgaatattcgcgcggtgcgaacggcgaagcgtctagcgactaaaacaagcgcatagaaatgtacctaac comes from the Bombyx mori chromosome 10, ASM3026992v2 genome and includes:
- the LOC693080 gene encoding E2F transcription factor 4-like protein (The RefSeq protein has 1 substitution compared to this genomic sequence), with translation MTDLKYKRYEKSLGLLTTKFVSLLQKAKDGVLDLKIATNLLAVRQKRRIYDITNVLEGIGLIEKRSKNSIQWRGAGPDYDKNEIGKKVMGLRKQLSYLDEHERLLDRRLQWIKQSTKNVLDEPDNQDMCFVMDTEIQQCFQNDLVLVLEAPLGANLSIGTQPNKDRESNFLLHIKSSESMGVVLLNDKEEEEEEEYEDEETNSNNEMEDNNIKCFKNSEEASLINDCLLRLSPPASKYDFLFSLSNTEGLCELFDIPCGL